In the genome of candidate division WOR-3 bacterium, one region contains:
- a CDS encoding T9SS type A sorting domain-containing protein encodes MKVIILISIFSLICGLSAERIEKRDFLINDDKNLASGCSQEWPSVAMSSAGDFVVVWEDARNGDDDIYCQRYNYLGIPQGPSVRVNDDAGSTDQKEASVAIDSAGNSVIVWVDYRNGPANIYAQRYDPSGTPQGPNFQVSTGESHPSVGMDDMGNFVIVWVENQDIYAQRFDSSGNPQGTSFKVNDDAGSNYQGCPRIAMDGEGNFVVTWSDHRSGDLDIYAQRYDAAGNPQGPNFKVNDDVGSFAQDYSAVAIASTKDFVIVWGDRRNGNFDIYAQRYDSSGNPQGPNFKVNDAGPRNEWYCSVAMDSMGNFFIVWQDERDVPNLPNIYGQYYDAAGNPLGPNFLVNDELDLYVQFVPSVAMDEGGNSVVVWQDGRGYDIYGQRYNPLGTPIGSNFRVNYDDVGSYYQKEPAIAMNSQGNFVAVWTDSRSGEDIYGQLFDATGEPIGSNFRVNNDITESHWYPSVAMDDAGNFLVAWTYGPSEILGQRYDAAGNPQGPNFLVNDVTTSFQAAPSVAMNGTGNSVIVWVDNRNGPANIYAQRYDPSGTPQGPNFQVSTGGSWPSVAIDSAGNFVVAWATDDIYARRYDAAGNPQGASFKVNDDVGTNEQGCPAIAIDNAGNFVITWHDKRNGNWDIYGQRYDAAGNPLGSNFKVNDDAGTTDQLMPSIAIDPISSHDRFVIVWPDNRNLDGDPEILAQKYEGGNPVLGNLQINQPDLFPYNHQSLWRFSVTCNDTTVGFVWMDNRRHKAWDIYGKLTYWNLTVDIAEKNGIGNQSPRISVYPNPFTKSTVIRYSSLAFNDPRCPTLRIYDATGRLVKSFILSTSIVWDGKDMHGKEVQSGVYFLRIEKYTPAKVVKLR; translated from the coding sequence ATGAAGGTTATAATTTTAATAAGCATCTTTTCTTTGATATGCGGGTTAAGCGCAGAACGGATAGAAAAAAGGGATTTTTTAATTAATGATGATAAAAACCTTGCTAGCGGATGTTCCCAGGAATGGCCTTCTGTAGCAATGAGCAGCGCCGGAGATTTTGTTGTCGTTTGGGAGGATGCTCGAAACGGCGATGATGATATTTATTGCCAGCGATACAATTACCTGGGCATTCCTCAGGGTCCGAGTGTCAGGGTGAATGATGATGCTGGGTCAACCGACCAAAAAGAAGCCTCGGTTGCGATTGACAGCGCAGGAAATTCAGTTATTGTATGGGTAGATTACCGTAATGGTCCTGCGAACATCTATGCCCAGCGCTATGACCCATCTGGGACTCCCCAGGGTCCAAATTTCCAAGTGAGCACAGGTGAGTCTCACCCCTCAGTTGGAATGGATGATATGGGAAACTTTGTCATCGTTTGGGTAGAGAACCAAGACATCTATGCCCAGCGCTTTGACTCCTCAGGCAATCCCCAGGGCACAAGTTTTAAGGTAAACGATGATGCGGGGTCAAATTATCAAGGGTGCCCGAGAATTGCAATGGATGGAGAAGGAAACTTTGTGGTCACCTGGTCAGACCACCGCAGCGGTGATTTGGACATCTATGCCCAGCGCTATGATGCCGCGGGTAATCCCCAGGGACCAAATTTCAAGGTGAATGATGATGTGGGTTCATTTGCTCAAGACTATTCTGCAGTTGCAATAGCCAGCACAAAAGACTTTGTCATCGTATGGGGAGATAGACGCAATGGCAATTTTGACATCTATGCCCAGCGCTATGACTCCTCAGGCAATCCCCAGGGTCCAAATTTCAAGGTGAATGATGCTGGACCACGGAACGAGTGGTATTGTTCGGTTGCAATGGATAGCATGGGAAACTTTTTTATTGTATGGCAAGATGAGCGGGATGTGCCTAACCTACCCAACATTTATGGTCAATACTATGATGCCGCGGGCAATCCCCTGGGACCAAATTTCTTAGTGAATGACGAGTTAGATTTATATGTCCAATTTGTGCCTTCAGTTGCCATGGATGAGGGAGGAAATTCTGTGGTAGTATGGCAAGATGGACGCGGGTATGATATCTATGGTCAGCGCTATAATCCCTTGGGCACACCCATTGGTTCAAATTTTCGGGTGAACTATGATGATGTAGGCTCATATTACCAGAAGGAACCCGCCATCGCAATGAACAGTCAAGGAAATTTTGTAGCGGTGTGGACAGATTCCCGCAGTGGAGAGGATATCTACGGACAATTATTTGATGCTACAGGCGAACCCATAGGTTCAAATTTCAGGGTAAATAATGATATAACAGAATCACACTGGTACCCTTCAGTGGCGATGGACGATGCGGGAAACTTCCTTGTGGCATGGACTTACGGACCCTCTGAGATCCTTGGCCAGCGCTATGATGCCGCGGGTAATCCCCAGGGACCAAATTTCTTAGTGAATGATGTGACTACAAGTTTCCAGGCTGCGCCTTCGGTGGCAATGAATGGCACAGGAAATTCGGTTATTGTATGGGTAGATAACCGTAATGGTCCTGCGAATATCTATGCCCAGCGCTATGACCCATCTGGGACTCCCCAGGGTCCAAATTTCCAAGTGAGTACAGGTGGGTCTTGGCCTTCAGTTGCAATAGACAGTGCAGGAAACTTTGTCGTAGCCTGGGCAACCGATGATATTTATGCACGGCGTTACGATGCCGCGGGCAATCCTCAGGGTGCAAGTTTCAAGGTAAATGATGATGTGGGCACAAACGAACAAGGGTGTCCTGCGATAGCAATAGATAATGCAGGAAACTTTGTAATTACCTGGCACGATAAGCGTAATGGAAATTGGGACATCTATGGCCAGCGCTATGATGCCGCGGGCAATCCTTTGGGTTCAAACTTCAAGGTGAATGATGATGCCGGAACAACTGATCAGCTGATGCCGTCAATCGCAATAGACCCGATTTCATCTCACGATCGTTTTGTGATTGTTTGGCCCGATAACAGAAACCTTGATGGCGACCCTGAGATATTGGCACAGAAATATGAAGGAGGAAACCCAGTGCTCGGAAATCTTCAGATAAATCAACCCGATTTATTCCCCTATAACCATCAATCCCTGTGGCGTTTTAGTGTAACCTGCAACGATACCACGGTGGGCTTTGTCTGGATGGATAACCGAAGACACAAGGCGTGGGACATTTATGGTAAACTGACTTACTGGAATTTAACAGTAGATATTGCAGAAAAAAATGGCATTGGGAATCAGTCGCCAAGAATTAGCGTTTATCCGAATCCATTCACCAAATCGACAGTCATCAGGTATTCGTCATTAGCCTTTAATGACCCGCGATGCCCAACATTGCGAATCTATGACGCAACTGGTAGGTTGGTTAAATCTTTCATACTTTCTACTTCCATTGTCTGGGACGGCAAGGATATGCATGGTAAAGAGGTTCAGTCTGGTGTCTATTTTTTGAGGATAGAAAAGTACACACCAGCGAAAGTTGTGAAATTGAGGTAA
- a CDS encoding T9SS type A sorting domain-containing protein — MATLVLIFMVAVLPPIPGKLTAELSEILHDAASQEKIFVIVHMNTEYPYESLVDMDAQEKCVVFKNVAENSQSDVFEYLKSLSENKVELGGQFWIFNGFHLKATKDVIMALTRRNDIWFICHNTEVHAHRVREDNIRVKKKRSRVVEWNISKVMADSCWTAGYNGSGIILGHIDTGVDVDHPALSGKWLSPYWLDGVNGQPTPYDDNNHGTHTMGTICGGDGPGLFTDDIGIAYGAQYIPTKAFNASGTGTYASIDTCMQYLADLKAGGVDIRAIGNSWGAVNGADLHWWSIVLNWKILGVFPVFSIGNSGPGPGSVGSPGSYPLTIGVGATDSLDDIAFFSSRGPAPNIDPINDPQYWYYSDWNLLKPDVSAPGVDVRSSIPGGGYGLLTGTSMASPHITGGVALLLDKNPYLTVDDIYELLYQNCEQPTQGAPYPNYNYGWGRINLWHSLQATPPGNKPNIKIVRIEVVGGNENGRLDPGETAGIVSYLRNNGGISATGTIAKLRINDSYITINDSTTNLGTILPRDTVDNSADPFSVTVSPVCPEGYILNFQLYIVCAESSWTRNFDLIVGNPGEDYATHDCGNCKLTVTRYGAIGFMGSNQSAGLGFIYPISGPKRLYYGSFAVGTDADYCVDRYFEKNECDDEDWNTVTSPVYGGVRMYEPGPGNLDEYTTALYDDSGHPNSKGLLCEQYSWAWDDPNASEFVTIKFVLKNQGSFAINSLYAALFMDFDIGDYSNNQGSSETARNLTWMYEAGTGAPYYVGVAMLDPPRTTSPANLALIDHLIYVYPYQGLPDSIQIQFMDGTIINPSSNRLFDWSTCNSAGPFNLNPGDSAVVAFAILGGDNLNDLKTNADTAYTRYWNLEFGIEDNKLPSEQSIPQLMLTPVIARNRTLTLRYNLGTATPVNLKIYDVLGRLVDEHNYGVLHNSGEFTVGLNTLAQGIYFVQLETGDYKKTEKVVLIK; from the coding sequence ATGGCAACATTGGTATTAATTTTTATGGTGGCGGTGCTGCCGCCGATACCCGGGAAATTAACCGCGGAATTATCAGAAATTTTGCACGATGCCGCGTCCCAAGAAAAAATTTTTGTTATCGTCCATATGAATACTGAATATCCTTATGAAAGTCTTGTGGATATGGATGCCCAAGAAAAGTGTGTGGTCTTCAAAAATGTTGCGGAAAATTCCCAGAGTGATGTTTTCGAGTATCTAAAATCTTTATCCGAGAATAAAGTTGAGTTAGGAGGACAATTCTGGATTTTCAATGGTTTTCATCTCAAGGCGACCAAGGATGTGATTATGGCATTAACGAGGCGTAATGACATCTGGTTTATCTGTCATAATACCGAAGTTCATGCCCATCGTGTTCGGGAAGATAATATCCGAGTTAAGAAAAAACGTTCTCGGGTAGTGGAGTGGAATATTTCAAAGGTAATGGCGGATTCTTGCTGGACAGCAGGCTATAATGGCTCGGGAATAATCTTGGGTCACATTGATACCGGGGTGGATGTTGACCATCCTGCCCTTTCGGGTAAATGGCTTTCACCCTACTGGCTTGATGGGGTTAATGGACAACCTACGCCATACGATGATAATAACCATGGCACACATACGATGGGAACAATTTGCGGTGGTGATGGTCCAGGTCTATTTACGGATGACATTGGTATAGCTTATGGTGCTCAATATATACCCACCAAGGCATTTAACGCGAGTGGAACAGGGACTTATGCATCAATTGACACCTGTATGCAGTATCTTGCAGACTTAAAAGCGGGTGGCGTTGATATTCGAGCGATTGGTAATTCCTGGGGCGCGGTTAATGGTGCTGACTTACACTGGTGGAGTATTGTTCTAAACTGGAAGATACTTGGCGTATTTCCGGTCTTCTCTATTGGCAATAGTGGTCCTGGGCCAGGCTCGGTTGGCTCACCTGGTAGTTATCCATTAACGATTGGTGTGGGCGCAACTGATAGCCTCGATGATATCGCTTTTTTCTCCTCCCGTGGTCCAGCCCCGAATATTGATCCGATTAACGACCCACAGTATTGGTATTATTCAGATTGGAACCTTTTGAAACCCGATGTTTCTGCACCGGGAGTAGATGTGCGTTCCTCTATTCCTGGTGGTGGATACGGCTTGCTCACCGGCACCTCGATGGCGTCACCCCATATTACCGGTGGCGTCGCACTCCTCTTAGACAAGAACCCATATCTTACGGTTGACGACATCTATGAACTACTGTATCAAAATTGTGAACAGCCTACCCAGGGTGCACCCTACCCCAATTATAACTATGGTTGGGGAAGGATAAACCTTTGGCATTCATTGCAGGCAACGCCGCCAGGCAACAAGCCGAATATTAAAATCGTTCGCATCGAGGTTGTCGGTGGTAATGAAAATGGCAGACTCGACCCAGGTGAAACAGCGGGCATCGTCTCTTATCTCAGGAACAACGGTGGTATTTCTGCAACGGGCACTATAGCAAAATTGCGCATTAATGACAGTTACATTACAATTAACGATTCTACTACTAATTTGGGGACTATTTTGCCGCGTGATACAGTAGATAACAGTGCTGATCCATTCAGCGTTACTGTGTCGCCAGTCTGTCCTGAGGGCTATATTCTCAATTTCCAGTTATATATTGTCTGTGCCGAGTCATCTTGGACAAGGAATTTCGATTTAATAGTAGGAAATCCTGGTGAAGATTATGCAACCCATGACTGTGGTAATTGTAAATTGACAGTGACTCGTTATGGTGCAATCGGCTTCATGGGTTCAAATCAATCCGCGGGGCTGGGGTTTATCTATCCCATTTCTGGGCCCAAGCGCCTTTACTATGGTAGTTTTGCTGTAGGAACAGATGCCGATTATTGTGTTGACCGATATTTTGAAAAGAATGAATGCGATGATGAAGACTGGAATACAGTCACCAGTCCAGTATATGGTGGGGTGCGGATGTATGAACCAGGCCCTGGTAATTTAGATGAATATACCACGGCACTATACGATGATTCTGGGCATCCAAATTCCAAAGGGTTACTATGTGAACAGTATTCATGGGCATGGGATGATCCTAATGCGAGCGAGTTTGTGACTATAAAGTTTGTTCTAAAGAATCAGGGATCATTTGCGATTAACAGCCTCTATGCGGCGCTTTTTATGGATTTCGATATTGGTGATTATTCGAATAATCAAGGCTCATCCGAGACTGCGCGTAATTTAACCTGGATGTATGAAGCAGGAACAGGAGCACCCTACTATGTGGGCGTGGCGATGTTGGATCCCCCACGTACCACATCGCCTGCAAATCTGGCTTTGATTGACCACCTCATTTATGTTTATCCATATCAAGGCCTACCGGACAGTATTCAAATCCAGTTTATGGACGGAACAATAATAAATCCATCTTCAAATCGGCTTTTTGACTGGTCAACTTGTAATTCCGCGGGGCCATTTAATTTAAACCCGGGTGATAGCGCGGTAGTGGCGTTTGCGATTTTAGGCGGAGACAATTTGAACGACTTAAAAACGAATGCAGATACCGCATATACTCGTTATTGGAATTTAGAGTTTGGGATTGAAGATAATAAATTACCTTCAGAGCAGTCCATACCTCAATTGATGTTAACGCCAGTTATTGCTCGTAATAGAACCCTTACTTTGAGGTATAATTTGGGCACTGCGACCCCGGTTAATCTTAAGATTTATGATGTGCTTGGTCGGTTAGTTGATGAACACAATTACGGCGTGCTTCATAATTCTGGCGAATTTACGGTCGGTTTGAATACATTGGCACAGGGTATCTATTTTGTGCAGTTGGAGACTGGGGATTACAAGAAGACCGAGAAGGTGGTGTTAATAAAATAA
- a CDS encoding IS481 family transposase: MTQQQYIIRRKLNIVQLSEQLGNISEACRRLGVSRQHYYDIKSALETEGIEGLLEKARNRPRFKNRVAPEIEERVLSYSLEFPTHGQVRVSNELKKEGISLNPGGVRSIWLRHKLEKSTLRLKRLEKWTAEHGNILTESQVQALEKAKEEKEAWGEIESFHPGFLLGQDTFYVGWIKGIGKIYQQTGIDTYSNVGFAKLYIEKTAITAADFINDKVLPFFDEHEIRLLRVLTDRGTEYCGARETHPYELYLYLNDIDHTRTKARHPQTNGCTERFNQTLLDEFYKVAFRKKLYTSLEEIQVDLDAFLKEYNEQRTNQGKYCKGRTPMETFIDGLDLYRQYVYDGKKVEQKAA; the protein is encoded by the coding sequence ATGACTCAGCAACAATATATTATACGCAGAAAGTTGAACATTGTCCAGCTTTCCGAACAGTTGGGCAATATCAGTGAAGCCTGTCGCAGGTTAGGTGTCAGTCGACAGCATTACTATGATATTAAATCCGCCTTAGAGACTGAAGGGATTGAGGGGTTATTAGAGAAAGCCCGGAACAGACCGCGTTTTAAGAATCGGGTTGCGCCGGAGATCGAAGAGCGGGTGTTAAGCTATTCATTGGAGTTTCCGACGCACGGTCAGGTGCGGGTATCCAATGAGCTCAAGAAAGAGGGCATCAGTTTGAATCCGGGTGGCGTACGCAGTATTTGGTTGCGACACAAGCTGGAGAAGAGTACCCTGCGGCTCAAGCGTTTAGAGAAATGGACGGCAGAGCACGGTAATATTCTTACCGAGAGCCAGGTTCAGGCATTGGAAAAGGCGAAAGAGGAAAAGGAAGCGTGGGGTGAAATCGAATCGTTTCATCCGGGGTTTTTGTTAGGTCAGGATACCTTTTATGTTGGTTGGATCAAAGGGATCGGTAAGATCTATCAGCAGACCGGGATCGACACCTACTCTAATGTTGGGTTTGCCAAACTTTATATTGAGAAAACTGCGATTACTGCGGCGGATTTCATAAACGACAAGGTATTACCCTTTTTCGACGAGCACGAGATTCGGTTACTGCGCGTTTTGACGGATCGTGGTACTGAGTACTGTGGGGCGCGAGAGACTCATCCCTACGAGCTTTATTTGTATTTAAATGACATTGACCATACCCGGACCAAGGCGCGTCATCCCCAGACCAACGGGTGTACCGAACGGTTCAATCAGACACTGCTTGATGAGTTCTACAAAGTTGCCTTCCGGAAAAAGCTCTATACCTCCCTTGAGGAGATCCAGGTTGATCTGGATGCGTTCCTTAAGGAGTACAATGAACAGCGCACAAACCAAGGAAAATACTGTAAGGGTCGAACACCGATGGAAACATTTATCGATGGACTTGACCTTTATCGGCAGTATGTGTATGATGGTAAGAAAGTGGAACAGAAGGCAGCGTAG